The following are encoded together in the Bacillus cereus group sp. RP43 genome:
- the trpA gene encoding tryptophan synthase subunit alpha, whose product MGVEKIKAAFENGKKAFIPYVMGGDGGLEKLKERIRFLDEAGASIVEIGIPFSDPVADGPTIQRAGKRALDSGVTLKGIFQALVEVRKEVKIPFVLMTYLNPVLAFGKERFIESCLEAGVDGIIVPDLPYEEQDIIAPLLREANIALIPLVTVTSPIERIEKITSESEGFVYAVTVAGVTGVRQNFKVEIHSYLEKVKSHVHLPVVAGFGISTREQIEEMITICDGVVVGSKVIELLENEKQEEICELIDAVKQTEEA is encoded by the coding sequence ATGGGAGTAGAAAAAATTAAAGCAGCGTTTGAAAATGGCAAAAAAGCATTTATTCCGTACGTAATGGGCGGAGATGGTGGCCTTGAAAAACTAAAAGAAAGAATTCGTTTTCTAGATGAAGCAGGAGCAAGCATTGTTGAAATTGGTATCCCGTTTTCAGATCCAGTCGCAGACGGCCCAACGATTCAAAGAGCAGGGAAACGAGCGCTAGATAGCGGTGTAACATTAAAAGGTATTTTTCAAGCGTTAGTAGAAGTAAGGAAAGAAGTAAAAATTCCATTTGTACTCATGACATATTTAAATCCAGTACTCGCATTCGGAAAAGAACGTTTCATCGAGAGCTGTCTTGAAGCAGGTGTGGACGGCATTATCGTTCCGGACTTACCGTATGAAGAACAAGACATCATTGCACCGCTTCTACGCGAGGCGAATATAGCTTTAATTCCACTCGTTACTGTAACGAGCCCAATTGAGCGAATCGAAAAAATTACGAGTGAATCAGAAGGGTTCGTCTACGCCGTTACAGTAGCGGGCGTAACGGGAGTACGTCAAAACTTTAAAGTTGAGATTCATAGTTACTTAGAAAAAGTAAAATCACACGTCCACTTACCAGTAGTGGCAGGATTCGGTATTTCAACACGAGAGCAAATAGAAGAAATGATTACAATATGCGACGGTGTTGTCGTTGGAAGTAAAGTAATTGAGCTTTTAGAAAATGAAAAGCAAGAGGAAATATGTGAGTTAATAGATGCAGTCAAACAAACAGAAGAGGCGTAA
- the trpB gene encoding tryptophan synthase subunit beta, with the protein MNYAYPDEKGHYGIYGGRYVPETLMQSVLELEEAYKEAMQDEAFQKELNHYLQTYVGRETPLYFAENMTKYCGGAKIYLKREDLNHTGAHKINNTIGQALLAVRMGKKKVVAETGAGQHGVATATVCALLGLECVIFMGEEDVRRQKLNVFRMELLGAKVESVAAGSGTLKDAVNEALRYWVSHVHDTHYIMGSVLGPHPFPQIVRDFQSVIGKETKKQYEALEGKLPEAVVACIGGGSNAMGMFYPFVHDEEVALYGVEAAGKGVHTEKHAATLTKGSVGVLHGSMMYLLQNEEGQIQEAHSISAGLDYPGVGPEHSLLKDIGRVSYHSITDEEALEAFQLLTKKEGIIPALESSHAVAYALKLAPQMKKDEGLVICLSGRGDKDVESIKRYMEEV; encoded by the coding sequence ATGAACTACGCATATCCAGATGAAAAAGGTCATTACGGTATATATGGGGGGCGATACGTTCCAGAAACGTTAATGCAATCCGTACTAGAGCTAGAAGAAGCGTATAAAGAAGCGATGCAAGATGAAGCGTTTCAAAAGGAATTAAATCATTATTTACAAACGTACGTTGGAAGAGAAACACCGCTTTATTTCGCTGAAAATATGACGAAGTATTGCGGCGGGGCAAAAATCTATTTGAAACGTGAAGATTTGAACCATACAGGAGCGCACAAAATTAACAATACAATCGGTCAGGCACTTCTCGCGGTACGAATGGGTAAGAAAAAAGTTGTCGCTGAAACAGGAGCAGGACAACACGGAGTTGCAACAGCTACTGTATGTGCCCTTCTTGGACTAGAATGCGTCATCTTCATGGGAGAAGAAGATGTGAGACGACAAAAATTAAACGTGTTCCGAATGGAATTACTCGGAGCGAAAGTAGAAAGCGTTGCAGCAGGTAGCGGCACGTTAAAAGATGCGGTGAACGAGGCGCTTCGTTACTGGGTTTCACATGTGCATGATACGCACTACATTATGGGATCTGTTCTTGGACCACACCCATTCCCGCAAATTGTTCGTGATTTTCAAAGTGTAATTGGGAAAGAAACGAAGAAACAATATGAAGCGTTAGAAGGAAAACTACCAGAAGCAGTCGTTGCTTGTATTGGCGGTGGTAGTAATGCAATGGGAATGTTTTACCCGTTCGTACACGATGAAGAAGTAGCTCTTTACGGCGTAGAAGCCGCTGGAAAAGGCGTTCATACAGAAAAACATGCAGCGACTTTAACGAAAGGAAGCGTCGGTGTTTTACACGGATCGATGATGTATCTTCTGCAAAATGAAGAAGGACAAATTCAAGAAGCGCACTCTATTTCGGCAGGACTGGATTACCCAGGTGTTGGACCAGAACATAGTTTACTAAAAGACATTGGCCGCGTTTCTTATCATTCCATTACAGATGAAGAAGCGTTAGAAGCATTTCAATTATTAACGAAAAAAGAAGGTATTATCCCGGCATTAGAGAGTTCACATGCTGTTGCATACGCTTTAAAGCTAGCGCCACAAATGAAGAAAGACGAAGGACTTGTCATTTGTTTATCCGGCCGCGGTGATAAAGATGTAGAGAGTATAAAACGTTATATGGAAGAGGTGTAA
- a CDS encoding phosphoribosylanthranilate isomerase, with product MKVKICGITDMETAKRACEYGADAIGFVFAESKRKITPGQAKEIIEKIPAHVFKVGVFVNESVEVIQKIADECGLTHVQLHGDEDNHQIIRLNIPSIKAVGVALDKDIERAKKYETNYLLFDSPKEKFHGGNGKTFSWELLAHMPNELREKTILAGGLNILNIEEAIRTVQPYMVDVSSGVETEGKKDIEKIKQFIIKAKECSK from the coding sequence ATGAAAGTGAAGATTTGCGGCATCACTGATATGGAAACAGCAAAAAGAGCGTGTGAATACGGAGCAGATGCAATCGGATTTGTTTTTGCAGAAAGTAAACGGAAAATCACTCCAGGGCAAGCGAAAGAAATTATTGAGAAAATTCCAGCCCACGTTTTCAAGGTAGGTGTTTTCGTAAATGAATCAGTCGAAGTGATCCAGAAAATTGCAGATGAGTGTGGGTTAACACATGTACAACTACATGGGGATGAAGACAATCATCAAATCATAAGATTGAATATTCCGTCTATAAAAGCGGTAGGAGTAGCTTTAGATAAAGATATTGAACGTGCGAAAAAATACGAAACAAATTATCTGTTATTTGATAGCCCGAAAGAAAAGTTCCACGGAGGAAACGGAAAGACATTCTCATGGGAGTTACTCGCACATATGCCAAACGAGTTGCGAGAGAAAACAATATTAGCTGGCGGATTAAACATCCTTAATATAGAAGAAGCAATTCGAACCGTTCAGCCATATATGGTCGATGTAAGCAGCGGAGTAGAGACAGAAGGAAAGAAAGATATAGAAAAAATAAAACAATTTATTATAAAAGCGAAGGAGTGTTCCAAATGA
- the trpC gene encoding indole-3-glycerol phosphate synthase TrpC: protein MGTILDKIVEQKKKEVAELYEIYTPVKTKRKTHSLVEALQQFTVIAEVKRASPSKGDINLHVDVRKQVGTYEECGAGAVSVLTDGQFFKGSFHDLQTAREESNIPLLCKDFIIDKIQIDRAYEAGADIILLIVAALTKEKLKELYSYVLEKGLEAIVEVHDEQELETAIQLNPHVIGINNRNLKTFEVDLSQTEKLGKRLNEEKLLWISESGIHSKEDIIRVKRAGAKGVLVGEALMTSSSISTFFEDCKVSI, encoded by the coding sequence GTGGGGACGATTTTAGATAAAATTGTAGAACAGAAGAAAAAGGAAGTTGCGGAGTTATATGAAATATATACACCAGTAAAAACAAAAAGAAAGACACATTCACTTGTAGAAGCGTTACAGCAGTTTACTGTCATTGCAGAAGTAAAGCGAGCATCACCATCAAAAGGAGATATCAATTTGCACGTTGACGTACGAAAACAAGTGGGAACATATGAAGAATGCGGGGCAGGAGCAGTATCTGTTTTAACAGATGGTCAATTTTTTAAAGGATCGTTTCACGATTTACAAACAGCAAGAGAAGAAAGTAACATTCCGCTTTTATGTAAAGATTTCATAATCGATAAGATTCAAATCGATAGAGCGTATGAAGCGGGAGCAGATATTATTTTACTAATCGTAGCAGCGTTAACGAAAGAGAAGTTAAAAGAGTTGTATAGCTACGTGTTAGAAAAAGGATTGGAAGCGATTGTTGAAGTTCATGATGAACAGGAATTAGAAACTGCGATTCAATTAAATCCGCACGTTATTGGCATTAATAATCGTAATTTAAAAACGTTCGAAGTAGATTTAAGCCAAACTGAAAAGCTTGGAAAAAGATTGAATGAGGAGAAATTACTTTGGATTAGTGAAAGTGGCATTCATTCAAAAGAAGATATTATTCGTGTTAAAAGAGCTGGAGCCAAAGGTGTATTAGTTGGAGAAGCGCTTATGACATCATCTTCTATCAGTACCTTTTTTGAAGACTGTAAGGTGAGCATATGA
- the trpD gene encoding anthranilate phosphoribosyltransferase, with protein sequence MNNYLRKLVEGQHLTEEEMYKAGLLLLSENILESEIAAFLVLLKAKGETAEEIYGLVRALREKALPFSNHIQGAMDNCGTGGDGAQTFNISTTSAFVLAGAGVKVAKHGNRAVSSKTGSADLLEELGVNISSTPNEIDYLLEHVGIAFLFAPAMHPALRRIMKIRKELNVPTIFNLIGPLTNPVNLETQFVGIYKRDMLLPVAQVLQKLGRKQALVVNGSGFLDEASLQGENHVVLLKDNEIVEMSIDPEKYGFSRVKNEEIRGGNSKENAKITVGVLSGEKSAYRDTVLLNAGLALFANGKTETIEEGIKLAAHSIDSGKALTKLNLLIAASNEKLERVN encoded by the coding sequence ATGAATAACTATCTTCGTAAATTAGTGGAGGGTCAACATTTAACAGAAGAGGAAATGTATAAAGCAGGACTACTTTTATTAAGTGAAAACATATTAGAAAGTGAAATTGCAGCTTTCTTAGTTTTACTGAAAGCGAAAGGTGAAACTGCAGAAGAAATATACGGTCTCGTTCGAGCTCTTCGCGAAAAGGCATTGCCGTTTTCGAACCATATACAAGGAGCAATGGACAATTGCGGGACGGGTGGTGACGGTGCTCAAACGTTTAATATTAGCACAACATCAGCATTCGTACTGGCAGGAGCAGGTGTAAAGGTTGCAAAACATGGTAATCGTGCTGTTTCTAGTAAAACAGGAAGTGCAGACTTATTAGAAGAACTAGGTGTAAATATTAGTAGTACGCCAAACGAAATTGATTATTTACTAGAGCATGTAGGCATTGCATTCTTATTTGCACCAGCGATGCATCCAGCACTAAGGCGCATTATGAAAATAAGAAAAGAGTTAAACGTGCCGACGATTTTTAATTTAATTGGTCCTTTAACAAATCCAGTGAATTTAGAAACACAATTTGTCGGTATTTATAAACGAGATATGTTATTACCAGTTGCACAAGTATTACAAAAGTTAGGCCGGAAACAAGCGCTTGTCGTAAATGGAAGTGGTTTTTTAGATGAAGCGTCATTACAAGGGGAAAATCACGTAGTCCTTTTAAAAGATAATGAAATAGTAGAAATGAGTATTGATCCAGAAAAGTATGGTTTTTCAAGAGTGAAAAATGAAGAAATTAGAGGGGGGAATTCAAAAGAAAATGCAAAGATTACAGTCGGCGTATTGAGCGGAGAAAAGAGTGCTTATCGTGATACAGTTTTATTAAATGCAGGTCTAGCTCTTTTCGCAAATGGAAAAACGGAAACGATTGAAGAAGGAATTAAACTCGCGGCACATAGCATTGACTCTGGAAAAGCATTAACCAAATTAAACTTATTAATTGCAGCAAGCAACGAAAAATTAGAAAGGGTGAACTAA
- a CDS encoding aminodeoxychorismate/anthranilate synthase component II: protein MIVLIDNYDSFTYNLYQLLGEHEEESVVVRNNEITIEQLEEMNPRGIVLSPGPGKPEDAGICIDVIRHFYKNVPILGICLGHQAIISAFGGDIVRAERIKHGKTSRVKHNGTSIFSYVTQPLTAMRYHSLVAEQTSLPECFDILATAMDDGEIMAVRHNYYPLFGLQFHPESIATEEGGKLIRAFLTEVKEEERV, encoded by the coding sequence ATGATTGTACTTATCGATAATTACGATTCGTTCACATATAACTTGTACCAACTGTTAGGCGAACATGAAGAAGAAAGTGTAGTTGTAAGAAATAATGAAATAACGATAGAACAGTTAGAAGAGATGAATCCAAGAGGAATTGTACTTTCACCAGGACCAGGAAAACCAGAGGATGCTGGCATTTGTATCGACGTCATCCGTCATTTTTATAAGAACGTTCCCATATTAGGGATTTGTCTTGGCCACCAAGCGATTATATCTGCATTTGGAGGAGACATTGTTAGAGCAGAACGTATTAAACACGGAAAAACATCGCGTGTGAAACATAACGGAACGTCAATCTTTTCATACGTTACACAGCCGCTAACGGCGATGCGCTATCATTCCCTTGTTGCAGAGCAAACGAGCTTGCCAGAGTGTTTTGACATATTAGCGACAGCGATGGACGACGGAGAAATAATGGCAGTCCGTCACAATTATTATCCGCTCTTTGGATTACAGTTTCATCCGGAATCAATCGCAACAGAAGAAGGCGGAAAGTTAATACGTGCCTTTTTAACAGAAGTGAAGGAGGAGGAAAGAGTATGA
- the trpE gene encoding anthranilate synthase component I: MMTKEEFIKQKRERKTFLVITEEEGDSITPISLYRRMKGKKKFLLESSQLHQDKGRYSYLGCNPYGEVKSVGTEVERTIYGQTEKLQGNVLQVLEEVIAPSQVDSPFPFCGGAVGYIGYDVIRQYENIGADLHDPLNIPEVHLLLYREFIVYDHLRQKLSLVYVCREDDSADYEEVYERLRVYKEEVLQGEEAEVNAIQSTLSFTSSITEKEFCEMVEMAKEHIRAGDIFQVVLSQRLQSECIGDPFALYRKLRIANPSPYMFYIDFQDYVVLGSSPESLLSVRDDKVMTNPIAGTRPRGKTKQEDEEIEKELLGNEKERAEHMMLVDLGRNDIGRVSEIGSVTIDKYMKVEKYSHVMHIVSEVYGTLRKQMSGFDALAYCLPAGTVSGAPKIRAMEIINELENEKRNVYAGAVGYVSFSGNLDMALAIRTMVVKDEKAYVQAGAGVVYDSDPVAEYEETLNKARALLEVMK; this comes from the coding sequence ATGATGACGAAAGAAGAATTTATAAAACAAAAAAGAGAGAGAAAGACATTTTTAGTAATCACTGAAGAAGAAGGAGATAGCATTACGCCAATTTCTTTATATAGACGTATGAAAGGGAAGAAGAAATTTTTATTAGAAAGTTCACAGCTTCATCAAGATAAAGGACGTTATTCTTACTTAGGGTGTAATCCTTATGGAGAAGTGAAAAGCGTTGGTACGGAAGTAGAACGAACGATATATGGGCAAACAGAAAAGTTACAAGGTAACGTACTACAAGTGTTAGAAGAAGTAATCGCACCATCACAAGTAGACAGTCCATTTCCATTTTGCGGAGGAGCAGTTGGATATATTGGATATGATGTCATTCGGCAGTATGAAAACATTGGAGCGGATTTACACGACCCATTAAATATTCCGGAAGTACACCTTTTACTATATCGTGAGTTTATCGTTTACGATCATTTACGCCAAAAGTTGTCGCTTGTATATGTATGCAGGGAAGATGATTCAGCAGATTATGAGGAAGTATACGAAAGGCTACGAGTATACAAAGAGGAAGTGCTACAAGGAGAAGAAGCTGAAGTAAATGCAATACAATCCACATTATCATTCACTTCTTCTATAACGGAAAAAGAGTTTTGTGAGATGGTAGAAATGGCGAAAGAACATATAAGAGCGGGAGACATATTCCAAGTCGTACTGTCACAGCGTTTACAAAGTGAATGTATTGGTGATCCATTTGCATTATACCGGAAACTTCGAATTGCGAATCCATCACCATATATGTTTTATATCGATTTTCAAGATTACGTCGTTCTCGGTTCTTCACCAGAAAGTTTACTATCAGTAAGAGACGATAAGGTAATGACAAATCCAATTGCTGGTACGAGGCCGAGAGGGAAAACGAAGCAGGAAGATGAGGAAATCGAAAAAGAACTGTTAGGAAATGAGAAAGAGCGGGCGGAGCATATGATGCTTGTGGACCTAGGGCGAAATGATATTGGTAGAGTGAGCGAAATCGGCTCGGTTACGATAGATAAATATATGAAAGTAGAGAAATACTCTCACGTTATGCACATTGTATCTGAAGTTTACGGAACATTGCGAAAACAAATGAGCGGATTTGATGCGTTAGCGTATTGCTTACCGGCAGGGACGGTTTCTGGGGCTCCGAAAATTAGAGCGATGGAAATTATAAATGAGCTAGAGAATGAAAAAAGAAATGTATACGCCGGTGCAGTTGGATACGTTAGTTTTTCAGGAAATCTTGATATGGCGCTCGCCATTCGAACGATGGTCGTAAAGGATGAAAAAGCATACGTTCAGGCAGGAGCAGGAGTCGTTTACGATTCAGATCCAGTAGCTGAATATGAAGAAACATTAAATAAAGCGAGAGCGCTTTTGGAGGTAATGAAATGA
- the putP gene encoding sodium/proline symporter PutP: MSTQMLTLTSISIYMLGMLVIGYFAYKRTSNLTDYMLGGRTLGPAVTALSAGASDMSGWLLMGLPGAMFSVGLSSSWIAIGLTLGAYANWLYVAPRLRTYSEIANNSITIPEFLEHRFHDKSHMLRLVSGLVIMIFFTFYVASGLVSGAVLFENSFGMNYHVGLFIVAGVVVAYTLFGGFLAVSWTDFVQGIIMVVALILVPIVTIMNANGLGPAFDTIRSVDPTRLDIFKGASTLGIVSLFAWGLGYVGQPHIIVRFMAISSVKELKSARRIGMSWMIFSVVGAMFTGLIGIAYYSQQDLTLSNPETIFLELGKILFHPLITGFLLAAILAAIMSTISSQLLVTSSAVTEDLYHTFFKRSASDKELVFVGRMAVLGIALVGCALAFKQNDTILALVGYAWAGFGSSFGPAILLSLYWKRMTKWGALAGMISGAATVIIWTQFKFLTNFLYEMIPGFTISLLAIIIVSLLTQPSKEVEEQFEDFEKQHSHSL, translated from the coding sequence ATGAGTACGCAGATGTTAACTTTAACTTCTATCTCTATTTACATGCTCGGGATGTTAGTAATCGGCTATTTCGCCTACAAACGAACGTCCAACTTAACAGATTATATGCTTGGCGGGCGTACACTAGGCCCCGCAGTAACAGCATTAAGTGCTGGAGCATCAGATATGAGCGGTTGGCTTTTAATGGGCTTACCCGGTGCAATGTTTAGCGTTGGATTAAGTAGTAGTTGGATTGCAATCGGCCTAACATTAGGCGCATACGCAAACTGGCTATATGTCGCTCCTCGCTTACGTACCTACTCTGAAATTGCAAACAACTCTATTACTATTCCAGAATTTTTGGAACACCGTTTCCACGACAAATCTCACATGCTACGCTTAGTATCCGGACTTGTTATTATGATTTTCTTTACTTTTTATGTAGCTTCAGGATTAGTTTCAGGCGCTGTATTATTTGAAAATTCATTTGGTATGAACTATCATGTTGGATTATTCATTGTAGCAGGCGTTGTTGTAGCTTACACATTATTTGGTGGTTTCTTAGCAGTAAGTTGGACAGACTTCGTGCAAGGAATCATTATGGTTGTTGCTCTTATTCTTGTTCCTATCGTAACAATTATGAATGCAAACGGACTTGGACCTGCATTTGATACAATTCGATCTGTAGATCCAACACGTTTAGATATTTTTAAAGGTGCCTCCACTTTAGGAATTGTTTCCTTATTCGCATGGGGCCTTGGTTATGTTGGACAACCTCATATTATCGTGCGCTTTATGGCAATTTCTTCTGTAAAAGAACTTAAAAGCGCACGAAGAATTGGTATGAGCTGGATGATTTTCTCTGTTGTCGGAGCTATGTTTACTGGTCTTATCGGTATTGCCTACTATTCACAACAAGATTTGACATTATCTAACCCAGAGACAATTTTCCTTGAGCTTGGAAAAATTTTATTCCATCCACTTATTACTGGATTTTTATTAGCAGCGATTTTAGCTGCAATTATGAGTACAATCTCATCTCAGCTTCTCGTTACTTCAAGTGCTGTAACAGAAGACTTATATCATACATTCTTTAAACGTTCTGCTTCTGATAAAGAGCTTGTATTTGTCGGTCGTATGGCTGTTCTTGGTATCGCCTTAGTTGGGTGCGCATTAGCGTTTAAACAAAATGATACGATTTTAGCTCTTGTTGGATACGCTTGGGCTGGATTTGGTTCTTCATTCGGACCAGCTATTTTATTAAGTCTATATTGGAAACGTATGACGAAATGGGGCGCGCTTGCTGGTATGATTTCTGGTGCCGCGACTGTTATTATATGGACTCAATTTAAATTCTTAACAAACTTCTTATATGAAATGATTCCTGGTTTCACAATTAGTTTACTTGCAATCATAATCGTTAGTTTACTAACACAACCTTCAAAAGAAGTTGAAGAGCAATTTGAGGATTTCGAAAAACAACATAGTCATAGTCTATAA
- a CDS encoding Ig-like domain-containing protein, which translates to MLAAFQQQHIRKFSPITNASASRLNIQPNPPKISIAPSVISVIGVHMEKNKLKIKTGQSTELSASVLPMQATNQELIWTNMNSDVITIYPKGDTVTITGKSAGRAVVIVTTAEGKFRDLCVIHVQPYMTNPK; encoded by the coding sequence ATGTTAGCAGCTTTCCAGCAACAACACATAAGAAAATTTTCACCTATTACAAATGCTTCTGCTTCTCGTTTAAACATTCAACCTAATCCACCCAAAATTTCAATTGCTCCTTCTGTTATTTCAGTTATCGGTGTTCATATGGAAAAAAATAAGTTGAAAATAAAAACTGGGCAAAGTACTGAGTTATCAGCTTCCGTTTTACCAATGCAAGCGACGAATCAGGAGCTTATTTGGACAAATATGAATTCTGATGTCATCACAATATATCCAAAAGGTGATACGGTAACGATTACTGGAAAAAGTGCAGGAAGAGCAGTCGTAATTGTTACAACTGCTGAAGGAAAATTTCGTGACCTATGCGTCATTCATGTACAACCTTATATGACAAATCCAAAGTAA
- a CDS encoding PH domain-containing protein — translation MGFPSKKDTWLYPIFFIVLGACFAPIFAGREYFLLFFTIPLAILFSWSWFSTKYIVKEEIVMITSGPVKKRIFIRDIKRISNTKNPIAAYALSFDRLEIVYGSYETEIISPKNKEQFINLVKSKNPHIEMK, via the coding sequence ATGGGATTTCCATCAAAAAAAGATACATGGTTATATCCAATCTTTTTCATTGTTTTAGGCGCCTGTTTTGCTCCAATATTTGCAGGGAGAGAATACTTTCTCTTATTTTTTACAATTCCATTAGCTATACTGTTTAGTTGGAGTTGGTTTTCAACAAAATATATCGTTAAGGAAGAAATAGTTATGATTACATCAGGTCCCGTTAAAAAGCGTATATTTATACGAGACATAAAACGAATTTCCAATACAAAAAATCCAATAGCGGCTTATGCGTTATCATTCGATCGATTAGAAATTGTTTACGGGTCATATGAAACAGAGATTATTTCTCCTAAAAATAAAGAACAATTTATTAATCTTGTGAAAAGTAAAAATCCGCACATTGAAATGAAGTAA
- a CDS encoding DUF4386 family protein — protein sequence MNERKFALFAGTSLLVMAFIAFFSYGFVHGNLVVQGDTNATFHNIQTSNSLFKAEIFGWIIIFITDIVAAWALYFFLKPIHANLSLLTACLRLMYTATLGIAIFNLIFVLLLSKSTVANSEAYTMLFLEAFEYIWSVGLIIFGLHLFVLGYVTFLFKQIPKFISILLFIAAIGYIVIHAMNTMFSQYDAMLSILNVVFQPPMIAGELGFSIWLLLRGGKNSTV from the coding sequence ATGAATGAACGAAAGTTTGCCTTATTTGCTGGTACTTCTCTACTTGTTATGGCATTCATTGCATTTTTTTCTTACGGTTTTGTTCACGGAAATCTCGTTGTACAAGGAGATACGAACGCGACATTTCATAATATCCAAACTTCAAATTCACTTTTCAAAGCAGAAATCTTCGGTTGGATTATCATTTTTATCACTGATATTGTCGCCGCATGGGCTCTTTATTTCTTTCTAAAACCTATCCATGCTAACCTCTCATTACTAACTGCCTGTCTTCGTCTTATGTATACAGCTACACTTGGGATTGCTATATTCAATTTAATATTTGTATTACTTCTTTCAAAAAGTACAGTTGCTAATTCAGAAGCATATACAATGTTATTTCTAGAAGCTTTTGAATACATTTGGTCTGTAGGATTAATCATTTTCGGCTTACATCTTTTCGTTTTAGGATATGTAACTTTTCTATTTAAACAAATACCGAAATTTATTAGTATACTACTGTTCATCGCCGCTATCGGTTATATCGTCATTCACGCCATGAATACAATGTTTTCACAATATGATGCGATGCTTTCCATTCTTAACGTTGTCTTTCAACCACCGATGATTGCAGGCGAACTAGGATTTAGTATATGGCTATTGCTTAGAGGTGGAAAAAACTCTACTGTTTGA